The window CGAAGAAGATGGACCCATTTATTCAATATGGTATTGCAGCAGGTTTCCAAGCCTTTAAAGATGCTGGATTGGAAGTAACAGAAGCCAATGCTACTCGTATCGGTTTAGCGATTGGTTCTGGTATTGGCGGGTTAGGTTTAATTCAAGATAACTGTGAAGCTTTGATGGTCGGTGGCCCTCGTAAAGTTAGCCCATTCTTCGTACCATCAACAATCATTAACTTAGCCGCGGGCCATTTAAGCATTATGTACGGTTTACGTGGGCCAAGTATTTCGATTGCTACAGCATGTACATCGGGTGTTCACAATATCGGCCATGCAGCACGCATGATTGCTTATGGTGATGCAGACGTCATGTTGGCGGGAGGAGCTGAAAAAGCAACAACACCATTAGGTGTGGCAGGTTTTGGTGCAGCCCGTGCTTTGTCAACCCGCAATGATAACCCGCAGGCGGCAAGTCGCCCTTGGGATAAAGACCGTGATGGTTTTGTTCTCGGTGATGGCGCAGGTATCATTATTCTTGAAGAATATGAACATGCCAAAGCGCGTGGGGCAAAAATTTATGCAGAAGTCGCTGGCTTTGGTATGAGCAGTGATGCCTATCATATGACGTCACCACCTGAGAATGGTGAAGGTGCAGCCTTATCGATGGAAAATGCGCTGAAAGATGCAGGCATTAAAGCGAGTGACGTGGGCTACATTAATGCGCACGGCACATCAACACATGCTGGCGACTTAGCGGAAGCACAAGCGGTTATGTCTGTCTTTGGTGAAGATTCAAACGTGTTAGTCAGTTCAACGAAATCCATGACGGGTCACCTATTAGGTGCAGCGGGTGCGGTTGAATCTATTTTCACAATTATGTCTCTGTGTGACCAAATCGTCCCACCAACAATCAATCTAGATAACCCTGGTGAGGGTTGTACGCTAGATTTCGTACCACATAAAGCACGTAAAGTTGAGAACATGGAGTACGCTCTGTGCAACTCGTTCGGCTTTGGTGGCACAAACGGTTCATTGATTTTCCGCCGTTATCACGCAGAATAATCCATTCGTTCCGCCATTACTTTAGCCTCAGTCGCATATGCCACTGAGGCTTTATTTTGTCTGCTGCTTTGCACAGTCACATGCTTTAGTTTATGATAGTTCTATCTGTTTACTGTCTGATTTATCAGCCTTTATTATAAGTATTATCAATGTCATATTGGGTTAATGGTCAACTTTGCCAGCAAATTAGTGTCGCTG of the Providencia rettgeri genome contains:
- the fabF gene encoding beta-ketoacyl-ACP synthase II; this encodes MSKRRVVVTGLGMLSPVGNTVESSWKAVCDGQSGISLIEHFDTTNHATKFAGLVKDFNYEDYDISRKDAKKMDPFIQYGIAAGFQAFKDAGLEVTEANATRIGLAIGSGIGGLGLIQDNCEALMVGGPRKVSPFFVPSTIINLAAGHLSIMYGLRGPSISIATACTSGVHNIGHAARMIAYGDADVMLAGGAEKATTPLGVAGFGAARALSTRNDNPQAASRPWDKDRDGFVLGDGAGIIILEEYEHAKARGAKIYAEVAGFGMSSDAYHMTSPPENGEGAALSMENALKDAGIKASDVGYINAHGTSTHAGDLAEAQAVMSVFGEDSNVLVSSTKSMTGHLLGAAGAVESIFTIMSLCDQIVPPTINLDNPGEGCTLDFVPHKARKVENMEYALCNSFGFGGTNGSLIFRRYHAE